From a region of the Sebastes umbrosus isolate fSebUmb1 chromosome 10, fSebUmb1.pri, whole genome shotgun sequence genome:
- the gnrh3 gene encoding gonadotropin-releasing hormone 3 — protein sequence MEASGRAVVQVLLLALVVQVTLSQHWSYGWLPGGKRSVGELEATIRMMGTGGVVSLPEEASAQTQERLRPYNAINDDYSHFDRKRRFPNN from the exons ATGGAAGCAAGCGGCAGAGCGGTGGTGCAGGTGTTGTTATTGGCGTTGGTGGTTCAGGTCACCCTGTCCCAGCACTGGTCCTATGGATGGCTACCAGGTGGAAAGAGAAGTGTGGGAGAGCTGGAGGCAACCATCAGG ATGATGGGTACAGGAGGAGTGGTGTCTCTTCCCGAAGAGGCGAGTGCCCAGACCCAAGAGAGACTTAGACCATACAATGCA ATTAATGATGATTACAGCCATTTTGACCGAAAGAGAAGGTTCCCTAATAATTGA